The following are encoded in a window of Candidatus Polarisedimenticolia bacterium genomic DNA:
- a CDS encoding VOC family protein, translating to MKAIGLLLGLILPVATQGPSSESGVEWPFKSASGAFFALSVADLRASSRWYSEMLGLRIVTETPKQDKAAVVVLGGEDSPSS from the coding sequence ATGAAAGCGATCGGTTTGTTGCTGGGGCTGATTCTCCCCGTGGCGACCCAAGGACCGTCGTCCGAGTCCGGGGTGGAGTGGCCGTTCAAGTCCGCCTCGGGGGCTTTTTTCGCGCTTTCGGTCGCCGATTTGCGGGCCAGCTCCCGGTGGTACTCGGAGATGCTGGGCCTCAGAATCGTGACGGAGACCCCGAAGCAGGACAAGGCGGCTGTCGTAGTCCTCGGGGGGGAGGACTCCCCGTCGAGCTGA